In Litorimonas taeanensis, one DNA window encodes the following:
- a CDS encoding metallophosphoesterase, with translation MKARFFYVICSLVLLATACLIYGFYIEPRRLVLRTVDIESASYKGTPLKIAFVSDIHIGGAPIFSEKVNHIVESVNAQSPDIIMLGGDYINGHTERRHHTSAFNSEIEKGLLELENLTSKYGVYSVIGNHDRWYDAEWTAQYLNQLNINVLENQAYNLGALCIVGLSDFDTAQPSPEAFNGCMENAVPLVLTHSPDAFRYLRSDTALALAGHTHGGQINLPLIGRRVTATEAGKPLAYGVKLVNETPVFITAGIGTSILSARFRAPPEIVIINLQ, from the coding sequence ATGAAAGCTCGGTTTTTTTATGTCATATGCTCATTGGTTTTGTTAGCTACGGCTTGTCTAATTTATGGGTTTTACATTGAACCGCGTCGTCTTGTTCTCCGAACAGTAGACATCGAGAGTGCTTCTTATAAGGGCACGCCTCTAAAGATAGCCTTCGTGTCTGATATTCATATTGGCGGGGCTCCGATATTCTCTGAGAAGGTCAACCATATTGTAGAGAGCGTGAACGCGCAGTCACCCGATATAATCATGCTAGGAGGGGACTATATAAACGGTCATACAGAGCGACGTCATCATACTTCAGCATTTAATTCGGAGATCGAGAAAGGTCTTTTAGAGCTTGAAAACCTTACCTCTAAATATGGCGTTTATTCTGTCATTGGTAATCATGACAGATGGTATGATGCCGAATGGACAGCACAGTATTTGAATCAACTCAACATTAATGTGCTTGAAAACCAAGCCTATAACTTAGGCGCGCTCTGTATAGTTGGGTTATCTGATTTCGACACGGCCCAACCTTCGCCAGAAGCTTTTAATGGTTGCATGGAAAACGCAGTCCCGCTCGTTCTGACACATTCTCCAGATGCCTTCCGATATTTGCGTAGTGATACGGCATTGGCTCTAGCGGGGCATACTCATGGCGGGCAGATAAATTTGCCGCTTATAGGCCGCCGCGTCACAGCCACAGAGGCCGGAAAGCCCTTGGCTTATGGGGTGAAGCTAGTGAATGAGACACCTGTTTTCATAACGGCCGGAATAGGCACTTCCATCTTGTCAGCACGGTTCCGTGCACCGCCAGAAATCGTGATAATTAACTTGCAATAA
- the atpA gene encoding F0F1 ATP synthase subunit alpha: protein MDIRAAEISSILKKQIKDFGKEAKVSDVGQVLSVGDGIARIYGLDNVRAGEMVEFPGGIKGMALNLESDNVGVVIFGDDRGIKEGDTVKRLGEIVDVPVGKGLLGRVVNPLGEPIDGKGPIESSERRRVDVKAPGIMPRKGVHEPVQTGIKAIDALIPVGRGQRELIIGDRQTGKTAVAVDAILNQKAAFDEDRENDKLYCIYVVIGQKRSTVAQLVKTLEENGAMEYSIIVVASASEPAPLQYLAPFAGCAMGEYFRDNGMHGLIIYDDLSKQAVAYRQMSLLLRRPPGREAYPGDVFYLHSRLLERAAKLNEDNGSGSLTALPIIETQGNDVSAFIPTNVISITDGQIFLETDLFFQGIRPALNVGLSVSRVGSSAQIKAMKQVAGPIKGELAQYREMAAFAQFGSDLDASTQALLARGERLTELLKQPQFSPLQVEEQVAVIYAGTRGYLDGIPVKSVQKYERELLAHLKSDGKAILADIASEKKLTDDIEGRLKSALDSFTANFAA, encoded by the coding sequence ATGGATATTCGTGCTGCGGAAATTTCCAGCATCCTGAAAAAGCAAATCAAAGATTTTGGTAAAGAAGCCAAAGTCTCTGATGTGGGTCAGGTGCTCTCAGTGGGCGATGGTATCGCCCGTATTTATGGTTTGGACAATGTCCGCGCCGGCGAAATGGTGGAATTCCCAGGTGGAATTAAAGGCATGGCGCTTAACCTCGAATCTGACAATGTCGGTGTTGTTATCTTTGGTGATGACCGCGGTATTAAAGAGGGTGACACGGTTAAACGTCTTGGCGAAATCGTTGACGTACCTGTTGGTAAAGGCCTTTTGGGCCGCGTTGTTAACCCACTGGGTGAGCCAATTGATGGCAAGGGGCCAATTGAAAGCTCTGAGCGTCGCCGTGTTGATGTTAAAGCGCCTGGTATTATGCCGCGTAAAGGTGTGCATGAGCCCGTACAAACAGGCATTAAAGCGATTGATGCGCTTATCCCTGTCGGTCGTGGACAGCGCGAGCTTATCATTGGTGACCGTCAAACTGGTAAAACAGCTGTCGCTGTTGATGCGATCTTGAACCAAAAGGCGGCCTTCGACGAAGACCGTGAAAACGACAAGCTATATTGTATCTATGTTGTTATTGGTCAGAAGCGCTCAACGGTAGCGCAACTCGTTAAAACGCTCGAAGAGAACGGCGCGATGGAATATTCTATCATCGTTGTGGCTTCTGCTTCAGAGCCAGCTCCGCTTCAGTATCTTGCACCTTTCGCAGGTTGCGCGATGGGCGAGTACTTCCGTGATAACGGCATGCACGGCCTCATCATTTATGATGATCTGTCAAAGCAAGCTGTAGCCTATCGTCAAATGTCACTTCTTCTTCGTCGCCCGCCAGGACGCGAAGCTTATCCTGGTGACGTTTTCTATCTTCACTCCCGCTTGCTGGAACGTGCTGCGAAACTGAACGAAGATAATGGTTCTGGTTCATTGACAGCTTTGCCTATTATTGAAACGCAAGGTAACGATGTTTCTGCCTTTATTCCGACAAACGTAATTTCGATTACAGATGGTCAGATTTTCTTGGAAACAGATTTGTTCTTCCAGGGAATTCGTCCTGCTCTTAACGTCGGTCTGTCTGTGTCTCGTGTGGGTTCATCTGCTCAGATTAAAGCGATGAAACAGGTTGCAGGTCCTATTAAAGGCGAGCTTGCCCAGTACCGTGAAATGGCTGCTTTTGCGCAGTTTGGTTCTGATCTTGATGCCTCTACACAGGCCCTATTGGCACGTGGTGAGCGTTTGACTGAGCTGTTGAAACAGCCGCAATTCTCTCCGCTTCAAGTGGAAGAGCAAGTTGCTGTTATCTATGCGGGTACACGGGGTTATCTTGATGGAATTCCTGTGAAGTCTGTTCAAAAGTATGAGCGTGAACTTTTGGCGCATTTGAAATCTGACGGTAAAGCAATCTTGGCTGATATTGCATCAGAGAAGAAGCTGACTGACGATATTGAAGGCCGTCTAAAATCGGCTCTGGATTCATTCACTGCTAATTTCGCAGCTTAA
- a CDS encoding F0F1 ATP synthase subunit gamma, with protein sequence MASLKDLQNRIKSVKNTQKITKAMQMVAAAKLRKAQEAAESARPYSDRISAVILNLANSMSNAGDAPELLVGNGKKDTVLLVVATADRGLCGGFNTNIVRKAREEIVAIEKAGKTVKLFLIGKKGYDQLKRLYGDNIVEYISLKEERKLHAGIARNIGEKITSMFEAGEFDVCKLIYSEFVNVMQQDATSKTLIPAMAGMGSEDEAEGKHAADDVFAPDLKGAIYTYEPDEAGILRVLLPRNINTQVFTALLENQAGEMGSKMTAMDNATRNAGDMIDKLTLTFNRTRQAQITSELIEIISGAEAL encoded by the coding sequence ATGGCCAGCCTTAAAGACCTCCAAAATCGGATCAAAAGCGTGAAAAACACGCAGAAGATCACCAAAGCCATGCAAATGGTGGCGGCGGCAAAATTGCGTAAAGCGCAAGAAGCTGCAGAGAGCGCACGTCCATATTCTGATCGTATTTCTGCGGTCATTTTGAACCTCGCTAACTCTATGAGCAATGCTGGAGATGCGCCTGAGCTTTTGGTCGGAAACGGCAAAAAGGATACGGTTCTTCTAGTCGTAGCAACGGCCGATCGCGGCCTTTGTGGCGGCTTTAATACGAATATTGTTCGTAAAGCGCGCGAAGAAATCGTGGCCATAGAAAAGGCTGGGAAAACTGTTAAGCTCTTTCTTATTGGTAAAAAAGGGTATGATCAGCTGAAGCGACTTTATGGCGATAATATCGTTGAATATATTTCGCTTAAAGAAGAGCGTAAATTACATGCGGGTATCGCTCGTAATATTGGCGAGAAAATTACGTCTATGTTTGAAGCGGGTGAGTTTGATGTCTGTAAACTTATCTATTCTGAATTCGTAAATGTGATGCAACAAGACGCAACGTCAAAGACACTCATTCCAGCAATGGCGGGTATGGGGTCAGAAGACGAAGCCGAAGGCAAACATGCGGCTGATGATGTATTTGCGCCTGACCTTAAAGGTGCGATTTACACATATGAGCCAGATGAAGCGGGAATTTTGCGCGTTTTATTGCCTCGTAATATCAATACACAAGTCTTCACTGCGCTCTTGGAAAACCAAGCGGGCGAAATGGGCTCTAAGATGACAGCTATGGACAACGCCACACGCAATGCGGGCGATATGATTGATAAGTTGACATTGACATTTAACAGAACACGTCAGGCCCAGATTACATCTGAACTGATTGAAATTATTTCAGGCGCAGAAGCGCTTTAA
- a CDS encoding ATP synthase F1 subunit epsilon: MADKLTFSLVSPERELFSGDVDQVNLPGSEGDLGILPNHSPLMAAIRTGAITVIADGKETQFFVQGGFADVTPEGLTVLAERAAPLSDVTAESLSADIEAAKASLSTLQGDAALAAQQNLDGLNALVGTL; the protein is encoded by the coding sequence ATGGCTGATAAACTTACATTTTCATTAGTATCACCTGAGCGCGAGTTGTTTTCGGGTGATGTTGATCAGGTTAATCTACCTGGTTCCGAAGGGGATCTAGGGATATTACCTAATCACTCTCCCTTAATGGCGGCTATACGGACAGGCGCAATTACTGTGATTGCTGATGGCAAAGAAACTCAGTTTTTTGTCCAAGGTGGTTTCGCTGATGTTACGCCAGAAGGTTTAACTGTATTGGCTGAACGCGCAGCGCCTTTATCTGATGTAACAGCCGAAAGTTTGTCAGCAGACATCGAGGCGGCAAAAGCCTCTCTTTCTACTTTGCAAGGCGATGCCGCTTTGGCCGCACAGCAAAACCTTGATGGTCTAAATGCCTTGGTGGGGACACTTTAA
- a CDS encoding F0F1 ATP synthase subunit delta, translating to MSETEVITGEAPIRYAQALLELAEGAKSLNSVEKDVKSLKAILGNSDVLSAVINSPVFATEDKVNALTAIAKKAKLKPLTVQFIGTVAENRRADQLPSILAAFEDMVARRRGSEVAKVTSAKKLTAAQVTSIKTNLKKSLGRPVQVETSVDPDLLGGFVVRVGSRLYDSSLKTKLEDLRLTLKEA from the coding sequence GTGTCAGAGACTGAAGTCATTACCGGCGAAGCCCCCATTCGTTATGCGCAAGCCCTGCTTGAGCTTGCAGAAGGCGCTAAGTCATTGAATTCTGTAGAAAAAGACGTGAAGTCTTTGAAAGCGATACTCGGCAATAGTGATGTTTTAAGCGCGGTGATTAACTCTCCTGTATTTGCAACAGAAGACAAAGTTAATGCGCTAACGGCGATTGCTAAAAAGGCTAAATTAAAGCCTTTGACGGTACAATTTATTGGCACTGTTGCAGAGAATCGCCGTGCCGATCAGCTTCCTTCTATATTGGCGGCTTTTGAAGATATGGTGGCGCGACGCCGTGGTTCAGAAGTTGCAAAGGTGACGAGCGCCAAGAAATTGACGGCGGCTCAGGTCACATCAATCAAAACGAATTTAAAAAAATCGCTGGGACGCCCTGTTCAGGTAGAGACTTCTGTCGATCCTGATTTATTGGGTGGTTTCGTCGTGCGCGTTGGTTCGCGTTTATATGATAGCTCCCTCAAGACTAAACTTGAGGACTTACGTTTGACCCTCAAAGAAGCATAG
- a CDS encoding TonB-dependent receptor domain-containing protein translates to MKSVKRNLLIGTLLSSAMLVSAAPSFAQDASDDEVIVTGSRLNVNPNLISASPVLTVGDEEISAQGAVNIEDLTNNLPQVFAGQAGEVSNGASGTANLNLRGLGAVRTLTMIDGRRLPYGSSTSSAVNLDLVPTNLVERVEILTGGASAVYGSDAVGGVANFILKDDFEGAELDLQYGFAQNSNGIDLYDEVLVANGVDVPGSSTDGEEFNASITLGANTADGKGNVTMFASYQNREQITQDNRSFSACTLGSGDTNGFGCVGSANFRLFGGPGGFNFQEEDGTLVPYAGGSDQTFNFGPFNFFQRPAERVQIFTKGQYEIFDGHEVFGSASYTNNFSDAQVAPSASFGIGAYSINCDNPFIQNNPGNSFLDVFGCTDADVAAGNDVSGVTLSHRNVEGGPRNSRLENSAFRLVGGLRGNVAEIWNYELFGQFSRTTDQSISTNDFVIANLQDSLFAVDDGEGNVVCRSGNAGCVPYNIFQRGADGSSMVTSDQTDFIQGIGIVNGDTEQVVFGGTAQANLGDYGFKSPYSDSGVGLLIGYENRTDSLDSRPDEISQVPGGGFTGVGGATLPVKGEVKSSEFFAEVQVPLLTDMPFAKELVVSGAYRHSKYDTDGNDIQNSFNTDAYGVTASWAPVEDFSLRGQYQRSVRAPNVIELFTGQDVGLPNLNAGENSLGETIYDPCATSAPTASAAACAFTGVTAAQYGNILDVISGQTQGITGGNPGLTPEKSDTFTLGGIFTPSSVPGLSLSVDYFDITVEDFIAAGIGAQTTLTECLATGNAAFCDLIQRDSTGSLNSGTAGVGFTLTNLNIAELATAGVDLQAGYSFDLADIGVNNAGDLKLQYAATILDKFAYTPFPGGEAIECSGKYGNDCAQPVNPKYRHRVMATWASPFGVETRLTWRHYSGVDNIAADPAEIDQTLSAQNYFDLSGNYEIVEGVKFRAGVNNLFLEQPPVSISSGPPLGNGNTYPVTYDTGRFVFVGLNVKL, encoded by the coding sequence GTGAAATCAGTAAAAAGAAATCTGTTGATAGGGACACTGCTTTCAAGCGCGATGCTTGTTTCAGCTGCTCCTTCATTCGCTCAAGATGCCAGTGATGACGAAGTCATCGTAACTGGTTCACGTTTGAACGTTAATCCGAACTTAATCTCGGCTAGTCCCGTTCTGACTGTGGGTGATGAAGAAATTAGCGCGCAAGGTGCTGTTAATATCGAAGACTTAACAAACAACCTTCCTCAAGTTTTCGCTGGCCAAGCTGGTGAAGTTTCAAACGGTGCGTCTGGTACTGCTAACTTGAACCTACGGGGTTTAGGTGCGGTCCGCACATTGACAATGATTGATGGTCGTCGTCTTCCTTATGGTTCATCAACTTCTTCTGCTGTTAACTTGGACTTGGTTCCAACAAACCTTGTTGAGCGTGTTGAAATCCTAACTGGTGGTGCTTCTGCTGTTTATGGTTCTGACGCGGTTGGTGGTGTTGCTAACTTTATTCTTAAAGACGATTTCGAAGGCGCTGAACTCGACCTTCAGTATGGTTTTGCTCAAAACAGCAATGGCATTGATCTTTATGATGAAGTTCTTGTTGCTAATGGTGTTGATGTTCCTGGTAGCTCAACAGATGGCGAAGAATTTAATGCGTCTATCACGCTTGGTGCAAATACTGCTGATGGCAAAGGTAACGTCACAATGTTCGCTTCATATCAGAATCGCGAGCAAATCACTCAAGACAACCGCTCATTCTCTGCTTGTACATTAGGCAGTGGTGACACGAATGGTTTTGGTTGTGTTGGTTCTGCAAACTTCCGTTTGTTTGGCGGCCCTGGTGGGTTTAACTTCCAAGAAGAAGACGGAACTTTGGTTCCATATGCAGGTGGATCTGATCAAACATTTAACTTTGGTCCTTTCAACTTCTTCCAGCGCCCTGCTGAACGTGTTCAGATATTCACAAAGGGTCAGTATGAGATTTTTGACGGTCATGAAGTGTTTGGTAGTGCTTCATACACAAATAACTTCTCTGATGCGCAAGTTGCTCCATCAGCTTCATTCGGTATTGGGGCTTACTCAATTAACTGTGATAACCCGTTTATTCAAAACAACCCTGGTAACTCTTTCCTAGACGTATTTGGTTGTACTGATGCAGACGTTGCTGCAGGTAATGATGTTTCTGGTGTCACATTATCTCACCGTAACGTTGAGGGTGGACCTCGTAATTCACGTCTTGAGAACTCTGCTTTCCGTTTAGTAGGTGGTTTGCGTGGTAATGTTGCTGAAATCTGGAACTATGAGCTGTTTGGTCAGTTCTCAAGAACAACAGATCAGTCAATCTCAACAAATGACTTCGTTATTGCAAATCTACAGGATTCATTGTTCGCCGTTGATGATGGCGAAGGTAATGTTGTTTGTCGTTCAGGTAATGCTGGATGTGTGCCTTATAACATCTTCCAACGTGGTGCTGATGGATCATCAATGGTCACGTCTGACCAGACTGACTTCATTCAAGGTATCGGTATTGTAAATGGTGATACTGAGCAGGTCGTATTCGGTGGTACAGCACAAGCTAACCTCGGTGATTACGGTTTCAAATCTCCATATTCCGACAGTGGCGTCGGCCTTTTGATCGGTTATGAAAACCGTACAGATAGCCTAGATTCACGTCCTGACGAAATCAGCCAGGTTCCTGGTGGCGGCTTTACAGGTGTTGGCGGTGCTACGCTTCCTGTTAAAGGTGAAGTGAAGTCTTCAGAGTTCTTTGCTGAGGTACAGGTTCCATTATTAACGGATATGCCTTTCGCAAAAGAATTGGTTGTAAGTGGTGCTTATCGTCACTCTAAGTACGACACTGACGGAAACGACATTCAGAATAGCTTCAACACAGATGCTTATGGTGTCACAGCCTCATGGGCTCCTGTCGAAGATTTCTCTCTTCGTGGTCAGTACCAGCGTTCAGTGCGTGCACCGAACGTAATCGAACTTTTCACTGGTCAAGATGTTGGCCTTCCTAACTTGAACGCGGGCGAAAACTCACTTGGTGAGACTATCTATGACCCATGTGCAACATCTGCTCCAACAGCTTCTGCTGCGGCCTGTGCTTTCACTGGTGTTACAGCGGCTCAGTACGGAAACATTCTTGATGTTATCTCTGGTCAAACTCAGGGTATCACAGGTGGTAACCCAGGATTGACTCCTGAGAAGTCAGACACATTTACACTTGGTGGTATCTTTACGCCAAGCTCTGTGCCTGGATTGTCACTCTCTGTTGATTACTTTGACATTACTGTTGAAGACTTCATCGCGGCTGGTATCGGTGCCCAAACAACACTTACTGAGTGTTTGGCGACTGGTAACGCTGCATTCTGTGACCTTATTCAGCGTGACTCAACTGGCTCACTGAACTCTGGTACAGCAGGTGTTGGCTTTACGCTTACAAACTTGAACATTGCTGAGCTTGCTACAGCTGGTGTTGATCTTCAGGCTGGTTACAGCTTCGATCTTGCTGACATTGGCGTAAACAATGCTGGTGATCTTAAGCTTCAGTACGCTGCTACGATCCTTGATAAGTTCGCTTATACACCATTCCCTGGTGGCGAAGCTATCGAGTGTTCTGGTAAGTATGGTAACGATTGTGCACAGCCAGTGAACCCTAAGTACCGTCATCGTGTTATGGCAACATGGGCTTCACCATTTGGTGTTGAGACACGTCTTACATGGCGTCATTACTCAGGTGTTGACAATATTGCTGCAGACCCAGCCGAAATTGATCAAACTCTAAGTGCTCAGAATTACTTCGATCTTTCAGGTAATTATGAAATCGTTGAGGGTGTTAAGTTCCGTGCAGGTGTAAACAACTTGTTCCTAGAGCAACCGCCTGTATCAATCTCTTCAGGTCCACCACTAGGTAACGGTAACACTTACCCAGTAACATATGACACTGGACGTTTTGTCTTTGTTGGCTTGAACGTTAAGCTTTAA
- a CDS encoding primosomal protein N': MQNAQILFPVNVPGAFDYAVPIGMELSVGDFVYAPIGKQMKLGVVIGLGTAEVGRELKAIAERKATRPLSPDMVKFVLWTAKYNVASPGQVLRMVIRSYKALDPSPIVNHYLPTGETLRQLTSSRRAVLREGGPFPARASEIASRAGVSAGVVKGLVKIGAMQELAMPVDAPFPVPDPEHPGMALTQGQEDAAKELAAQVKMGGFSVSLLDGVTGSGKTEVYFEAVAEALRQGGQVLVLVPEIALTQAGLERFAKRFGAEPAAWHSAIGDAPRRRVWREVAQGRAKLVVGARSALYLPFADLKLIVVDEEHDTSYKQEEGVIYNARDMSVVRAKLSGHAVVLASATPSLESLHNARSGRFAHIVLPERPGAAVLPEIGLVDLKETPAEKGDFLSAPLIDAIREGLSRGEQSMLYLNRRGYAPLIICRSCGEKLKSPDTDSWLVEHRASGRAMCHLTGFSMRMPTQCPKCKADDSLTAVGPGVERVAEEAARHFPEAKIEIFSSDTAGNPAAIKDRMDRMARGEIDILVGTQMVVKGHNFLNLTFVGVVDGDLALAGGDPRAGERTYQTLVQVAGRAGRAKKAGHALIQTHQPEHEALLALAAGDRELFIGVELAMREMLGLPPFGKLAAIIIWGPDRAKTEALAKKMVSLAPRTDGVEILGPSEPPVGRLRGQYRRRLFIQAESTVNLSRYMAVWRQKIRPPAKYKVQIDIDPQSFM; encoded by the coding sequence ATGCAAAATGCCCAGATTCTCTTTCCTGTAAATGTGCCCGGCGCGTTCGATTACGCCGTTCCCATAGGCATGGAGTTAAGTGTTGGGGATTTCGTCTACGCCCCCATTGGCAAGCAAATGAAGCTGGGCGTTGTCATTGGCTTAGGTACCGCAGAGGTAGGCCGAGAGCTGAAAGCCATTGCAGAGCGAAAAGCGACACGGCCTTTATCTCCTGATATGGTGAAATTTGTCCTTTGGACGGCAAAGTATAATGTGGCCTCCCCCGGGCAAGTATTACGTATGGTCATACGATCGTATAAGGCCCTCGACCCTAGTCCGATTGTTAATCACTATCTTCCCACTGGAGAGACGCTAAGGCAGCTGACTTCCTCTCGGCGCGCTGTCTTACGTGAGGGTGGGCCTTTTCCCGCCCGCGCGAGCGAAATCGCGTCGCGAGCAGGGGTGAGTGCAGGGGTGGTTAAAGGCCTCGTTAAAATAGGGGCAATGCAGGAATTGGCCATGCCCGTTGATGCACCTTTTCCAGTGCCTGATCCTGAACACCCCGGCATGGCTTTGACACAAGGGCAGGAAGACGCCGCAAAGGAATTAGCCGCGCAAGTTAAAATGGGCGGGTTTTCCGTTAGCCTGCTCGATGGCGTTACGGGGTCGGGTAAAACTGAGGTCTATTTTGAGGCCGTGGCAGAAGCTCTTCGTCAAGGTGGACAGGTCTTGGTGCTTGTACCCGAAATTGCGCTCACCCAAGCAGGGCTAGAGCGGTTTGCAAAACGGTTTGGAGCCGAGCCTGCTGCGTGGCATTCCGCCATTGGGGACGCACCAAGACGCCGCGTGTGGCGCGAAGTGGCACAAGGCCGCGCCAAATTAGTCGTCGGCGCTAGATCCGCGCTATACCTACCTTTCGCTGATTTAAAGCTTATCGTTGTCGATGAGGAGCATGACACGTCTTATAAGCAAGAAGAGGGCGTTATATATAATGCCAGAGATATGTCTGTTGTACGGGCCAAGCTATCTGGTCACGCGGTGGTGCTGGCTTCGGCTACGCCGTCACTCGAAAGTCTGCATAATGCGCGTTCGGGCCGATTTGCTCATATCGTTTTACCAGAGCGTCCAGGAGCGGCGGTATTGCCCGAAATTGGGCTTGTTGATCTGAAAGAAACACCCGCCGAGAAAGGTGACTTTCTTTCCGCGCCCCTGATTGATGCCATTCGTGAGGGTCTCTCACGCGGCGAACAGTCAATGCTGTATTTGAACCGACGGGGTTATGCGCCGTTGATTATTTGCCGATCTTGCGGGGAAAAGCTGAAAAGCCCTGATACAGATAGCTGGCTTGTAGAACACCGCGCAAGTGGTCGAGCCATGTGTCATTTAACGGGCTTTTCTATGCGTATGCCAACGCAATGTCCAAAATGTAAAGCGGACGATAGCCTTACGGCTGTAGGTCCTGGTGTTGAGCGCGTCGCCGAAGAGGCTGCTCGGCACTTTCCAGAGGCAAAGATTGAAATTTTTAGTTCCGATACGGCAGGGAACCCCGCGGCTATTAAAGACCGTATGGACAGAATGGCGCGCGGAGAGATTGATATTTTAGTCGGCACGCAAATGGTTGTTAAGGGACATAATTTTCTCAATCTTACTTTCGTGGGAGTTGTTGATGGTGATCTGGCCTTGGCGGGCGGTGATCCTCGCGCAGGTGAGCGCACCTATCAAACCCTTGTCCAAGTTGCGGGCCGGGCGGGCCGCGCAAAAAAGGCGGGTCATGCTCTTATCCAAACGCATCAACCTGAACATGAGGCATTATTGGCTCTGGCGGCAGGGGATAGAGAGTTATTTATCGGTGTGGAGCTTGCGATGCGCGAAATGCTTGGTCTGCCACCATTTGGCAAATTAGCGGCCATTATTATTTGGGGGCCAGATCGTGCGAAAACGGAAGCGCTCGCAAAAAAAATGGTTAGTCTTGCCCCGCGCACTGATGGGGTTGAGATTTTAGGGCCGTCTGAGCCGCCCGTTGGGCGCCTACGTGGCCAATATAGACGACGTCTATTTATACAAGCGGAATCAACGGTGAATCTCTCCCGTTATATGGCCGTTTGGCGCCAAAAAATCCGTCCGCCAGCGAAATATAAGGTTCAAATCGACATAGATCCGCAGAGTTTTATGTAA
- the atpD gene encoding F0F1 ATP synthase subunit beta → MAKAATTKTAAKKPAARKTPAKTAAKKPATRRATTKKVVAKALSGGKISQVIGAVVDVQFDGPLPSILNALETDNQGNRLVLEVAQHLGQNTVRTIAMDATEGLVRGQAVKDLGAPITVPVGPETLGRIMNVIGDPIDERGPLKTKVSAPIHKEAPAFVDQATETEVLATGIKVIDLLCPYSKGGKIGLFGGAGVGKTVLIMELINNIAKLFGGYSVFAGVGERTREGNDLYHEMIESNVINLDGESRATLVYGQMNEPPGARARVALTGLSQAEYFRDEEGKDVLFFVDNIFRFTQAGSEVSALLGRIPSAVGYQPTLATEMGQMQERITSTNKGSITSVQAIYVPADDLTDPAPATSFAHLDATTVLNRAISEKGIYPAVDPLDSTSRILEPRTVGEEHYGVARQVQEILQRYKSLQDIIAILGMDELSEEDKLTVARARKVEKFLSQPFDVAEIFTGSPGIQVPLEETVRSFKGLVEGEYDHLPEQAFYMVGGIEDVIEKAAKMAADAA, encoded by the coding sequence ATGGCGAAAGCAGCAACGACAAAAACAGCGGCGAAGAAACCCGCCGCGCGTAAAACTCCCGCTAAAACAGCGGCGAAGAAACCTGCTACACGACGCGCAACGACGAAAAAAGTCGTCGCTAAAGCGTTATCTGGCGGTAAAATCAGCCAGGTTATTGGTGCGGTTGTTGACGTTCAATTCGATGGTCCTTTGCCATCAATCTTGAACGCTCTTGAAACTGATAACCAAGGTAACCGCCTTGTTCTAGAGGTTGCGCAACATTTGGGACAAAACACAGTACGGACAATCGCGATGGACGCGACTGAAGGTCTGGTACGTGGACAAGCTGTCAAAGATTTGGGCGCGCCTATTACAGTTCCAGTTGGTCCTGAGACTCTTGGCCGTATCATGAACGTTATCGGTGACCCGATTGATGAACGTGGCCCACTCAAGACTAAAGTGTCTGCGCCTATCCATAAAGAAGCGCCAGCTTTCGTTGATCAAGCGACAGAAACAGAAGTCCTTGCAACAGGTATTAAAGTTATCGATTTGCTCTGCCCTTACTCTAAAGGTGGTAAAATTGGTCTCTTCGGTGGTGCCGGTGTAGGTAAAACCGTTTTGATTATGGAGCTCATCAACAACATCGCTAAGCTTTTCGGTGGTTACTCTGTTTTCGCCGGTGTTGGTGAGCGGACACGTGAGGGTAATGACCTTTACCACGAGATGATTGAATCTAACGTGATTAACCTTGATGGCGAAAGCCGTGCGACTCTCGTTTATGGCCAAATGAATGAGCCTCCCGGAGCGCGTGCACGTGTTGCTTTGACAGGTCTATCTCAGGCTGAATATTTCCGCGATGAGGAAGGTAAAGACGTTCTATTCTTCGTGGACAATATCTTCCGCTTTACGCAAGCGGGTTCAGAAGTGTCAGCCCTTCTTGGCCGAATTCCTTCTGCTGTGGGTTATCAGCCAACTTTGGCCACTGAAATGGGTCAAATGCAGGAACGTATTACTTCAACAAACAAAGGTTCTATTACCTCTGTTCAAGCGATTTACGTGCCAGCCGATGACTTGACCGACCCTGCGCCGGCCACATCATTTGCTCACTTGGATGCGACGACTGTTTTGAACCGTGCGATTTCTGAAAAAGGTATTTACCCTGCGGTGGATCCACTTGATTCAACGTCACGTATCCTAGAACCACGTACAGTTGGTGAAGAGCATTACGGCGTTGCGCGTCAAGTTCAAGAAATCCTTCAGCGTTATAAGTCTTTGCAAGACATCATCGCGATTTTGGGCATGGATGAACTTTCAGAAGAAGATAAACTGACAGTTGCGCGTGCGCGTAAAGTTGAAAAATTCTTGTCACAGCCATTCGACGTAGCTGAAATCTTTACAGGGTCGCCTGGTATTCAGGTGCCACTCGAAGAGACTGTTCGTTCATTTAAAGGTTTGGTTGAAGGTGAATATGATCACCTCCCAGAGCAAGCCTTCTATATGGTTGGCGGTATTGAAGACGTTATCGAAAAAGCTGCCAAAATGGCAGCGGACGCGGCATAG